One segment of Pyricularia oryzae 70-15 chromosome 3, whole genome shotgun sequence DNA contains the following:
- a CDS encoding DNA repair protein RAD14 — protein sequence MERPKTPPRRDATTATSRRPPTPPTPEVTRRIEENRLRAKAIRDQHEAAARAAGTSTLPHKSDSGFVATDNIHVVGARDNGNSRKRPFSSLAAADGAGPTTRSSSRAVPASNRDARGAAQTTTAGSSKAGEEAPLRPAKKFAKYVGYNLSAMTDTKGGFLAVEDDPHNYALNSGSRAAAPDEPEKPAHMTAAEWERKQLLRRLQRQKAGPYEPGMSTLTGTKERKKCRDCGSLEIDFVWDEVFGIGVCGGCKEKYPEKYSLLTKTECKQDYLLTDPELRDEELLPHLNKPNPHKSHWHDMMLFLRCQVEEYALGPKKWGSAEALDAEFERRESDKRRRKESKFKEKLADLKRRTRTDAYRRENTKAGLRDAGGTKARRFGDKIGDGGEHVHDWGRAVENEEGMSVKTCMDCGMEVEELEL from the exons ATGGAGCGGCCAAAAACACCTCCGCGACGGGATGCGACGACAGCGACCTCCCGCCGGCCGCCGACTCCACCAACGCCCGAGGTGACCCGACGCATT GAAGAAAACCGACTGAGGGCCAAAGCGATCCGCGACCAGCACGAagccgccgcccgcgccgCTGGCACATCGACCCTTCCCCACAAGTCCGACTCGGGCTTCGTGGCGACCGACAACATCCACGTCGTCGGCGCCCGCGACAATGGTAACAGCCGCAAGAGGCCCTTTAGCTCCCTAGCCGCCGCTGATGGTGCCGGCCCCACcacccgcagcagcagcagggcaGTCCCGGCCAGCAACCGCGATGCGCGCGGTGCGGCGCAGACGACGACTGCCGGGTCCTCCAAGGCCGGCGAGGAGGCGCCCCTGCGGCCCGCGAAAAAGTTTGCCAAGTACGTCGGGTACAACCTCAGTGCCATGACGGACACCAAGGGAGGCTTTCTTGCGGTCGAGGACGACCCACACAACTATGCGCTCAACTCGGGATCGCGGGCAGCAGCGCCAGACGAGCCCGAGAAGCCGGCGCACATGACGGCGGCAGAGTGGGAGCGCAAGCAGCTGCTGCGGAGACTGCAGCGGCAAAAAGCAGGGCCGTACGAGCCGGGGATGAGCACCTTGACGGGGACGAAGGAGCGCAAAAAGTGCCGCGACTGCGGGAGCCTCGAGATCGACTTTGTGTGGGACGAGGTCTTTGGGATCGGGGTTTGCGGAGGTTGCAAGGAGAAGTACCCAGAGAAATACAGCCTGTTGACCAAGACGGAATGCAAGCAGGATTACCTGCTGACGGATC CGGAGCTGAGGGATGAGGAACTCCTTCCACATCTCAACAAGCCCAATCCACACAAATCACATTGGCACGACATGATGCTCTTTCTCAGGTGTCAAGTTGAAGAGTATGCGCTGGGCCCCAAAAAGTGGGGTTCGGCAGAGGCGCTAGACGCAGAGTTCGAGCGGCGGGAAAGCGACAAAcgcagaagaaaggaaagcaAGTTCAAAGAGAAGCTGGCGGACTTGAAGCGAAGAACGCGGACAGATGCCTACCGTCGCGAAAACACAAAGGCCGGCCTGAGAGATGCGGGAGGAACAAAGGCAAGACGGTTTGGTGACAAAATCGGGGACGGGGGCGAGCATGTGCACGACTGGGGTAGAGCTGTGGAGAACGAGGAGGGCATGTCAGTAAAGACATGCATGGATTGTGGCATGGAGGTTGAGGAACTTGAGCTATGA
- a CDS encoding cytidylyltransferase → MHYPSRLARCIMSPNVKVLDFFKEGLENFRLSQDQLEILCEAPRHDAGLPLTQDVICNTTISTNRKTDALERSKPRLPRRIIVMDASFNPPTSAHMQMATSAIRSAGDRRNTRLLLLLAVSNADKAPKPASFEQRLAMMNALAQDVYEEISYDDEAGAAAPESDDNGHRFGIDLALTTLPYFHDKSAALAAVVETAFEPPPTGRAPVEQVFLIGYDTLIRLFNPKYYSRTENGETVNGIREALSPLFGRARARLTLRADADWGGREEQLAYLENVRHGDALEQAGGLKEWASRIDVAETGDAHGLVSSTSAREAAARGDWVRLRELVPPRVAAWVQDERLYQESE, encoded by the coding sequence ATGCACTATCCGTCCCGTCTCGCACGTTGCATAATGTCTCCGAACGTCAAGGTCCTTGACTTCTTCAAAGAAGGGTTAGAAAACTTCCGTTTATCCCAGGACCAACTGGAGATACTGTGCGAAGCTCCGCGGCACGACGCGGGCTTGCCATTGACTCAAGATGTAATCTGCAATACTACTATTTCCACCAACCGCAAGACAGACGCCCTAGAGAGAAGCAAACCGCGACTGCCGAGGCGCATCATCGTCATGGACGCCTCCTTCAACCCGCCCACCAGCGCGCACATGCAGATGGCCACGAGCGCAATCCGCAGCGCCGGCGACAGGCGAAACACcagactgctgctgctgctggccgtcAGCAATGCGGACAAGGCCCCGAAGCCGGCCTCGTTTGAGCAGCGGCTGGCCATGATGAACGCCCTGGCCCAGGATGTGTATGAGGAGATCTCGTATGACGACGAGGCGggcgctgctgctcctgAAAGCGACGATAATGGCCACAGGTTTGGCATCGATCTGGCGTTGACGACGCTCCCGTACTTTCACGACAAGAGCGCGGCCCTCGCTGCGGTGGTGGAGACGGCGTTCGAGCCGCCCCCGACGGGGAGAGCCCCCGTGGAGCAGGTGTTTCTCATCGGCTACGACACCCTGATCAGGCTGTTCAACCCAAAGTACTACTCCAGGACAGAAAACGGAGAGACCGTGAATGGCATCCGAGAGGCGCTGTCGCCGTTGTTCGGCCGCGCGAGGGCGCGGCTTACGCTCCGCGCCGACGCCGACTGGGGCGGCAGGGAGGAGCAGCTGGCCTACCTCGAGAACGTCAGGCACGGGGACGCTCTCGAGCAGGCTGGCGGGTTGAAGGAGTGGGCGAGTCGCATAGACGTTGCCGAGACCGGGGACGCACATGGCCTCGTCAGCAGCACGTCTGCGAGAGAAGCTGCCGCCAGAGGGGACTGGGTCCGGCTCAGGGAGCTGGTGCCCCCGAGGGTGGCTGCCTGGGTCCAAGACGAGAGGCTTTATCAAGAGTCTGAATAA
- a CDS encoding striatin Pro11 codes for MGTNPGNGASQGQGGGDMSGMMQSNQANGPHATEYTLQGVMRFLQTEWHRHERDRNAWDIEKQEMKSRIAALEGAARRSDATQKALKKYVTILEQKVKQQAAQLKGENDATSDTQAPASEREKREALLKEHLEKTAAQGRGGNQNPDIPTETDVNRSELKTFLDQCQSEFTYLMITPANPIPPRESPPPPMLDELPPEAGSFGLPAGQQVLEQSYAHQPIRQTQNHVREINPRPAPSPALNHHVPPPMQPTAQTGVFAKGTEMQAAPVVRSSAEMQPLFGGAAQDWPPSNTIPPNRLPEENLAELNSQPKPSVRQPESTLENAEKRFGEGDGGWDFSEASFTEPQTQPQQPQQQIPPASNRPDTDVFPNADSIPKSPNRGPNNAHRRKSSMSRRRSSEQELSLNALAQKAESGSFKLRFGLRGHLNTVRTVIFSGGGSPGEPEICTAGDDGLIKRFHIPRLPHTSNSAASDLDVQADFTHRGHHGAVLSLAAWAPSPNFSTGGRAQGDGWIFSGGQDSMIRVWERGRVDPKASLDGHTDAVWALCVLPATLGAIFGNANPYGSPDRILLASGAADGTVRLWAVSAPPQMTSPQPPPPGRRVGGGSGRVRGNSMSSGSAFPSSPQPSVATNSPFHHTLIHSITRADSPGASPTCITTLGRNGEAFVVSYSDAAIIVYDTRTGEEMGCMASLETYDGTPKTSVNAVVATTVGLDQPQSGEDESGSGSGAGGSSGGPTGGGRSMAGSGVEGVIISGHEDQFVRFFDANSGQCTYNMLAHPASISSLSLSPNGQELVSAGHDASLRFWSLEKRSCTQEITSHRIMRGEGVCDVVWSSDGKWVVSGGGDGVVKVFAR; via the exons ATGGGTACAAACCCAGGCAACGGAGCAagtcaaggccaaggaggcgGTGACATGTCGGGCATGATGCAGTCCAACCAGGCTAATGGCCCTCATGCCACGGAATACACGTTGCAAG GTGTTATGCGCTTTCTCCAAACGGAGTGGCACAGACATGAACGCGATCGCAATGCCTGGGACATTGAGAAGCAGGAGATGAAGAGCAGGATAGCGGCCCTCGAGGGTGCGGCGCGGAGATCAGATGCTACCCAGAAGGCTCTCAAGAAATACGTAACGATCCTGGAGCAGAAGGTAAAGCAGCAGGCTGCCCAGCTCAAGGGTGAAAACGATGCAACCAGCGATACCCAGGCACCGGCCTCTGAGAGAGAAAAGCGCGAGGCTCTGCTCAAGGAACATCTCGAAA AAACAGCTGCGCAGGGACGTGGAGGCAACCAGAATCCCGATATCCCGACCGAGACCGATGTTAaccggtccgaactgaaaaCATTCCTCGACCAGTGCCAGTCCGAGTTCACATATCTAATGATCACACCCGCGAATCCCATCCCGCCTCGGGAatccccgccgccgccgatgctGGATGAACTGCCTCCGGAAGCGGGCTCATTTGGTCTTCCTGCGGGACAGCAGGTTCTTGAGCAGTCCTATGCCCACCAACCCATTCGCCAGACTCAAAACCACGTTCGCGAAATAAATCCCCGGCCGGCGCCCTCTCCTGCCCTCAACCACCATGTGCCCCCTCCAATGCAGCCCACGGCCCAGACAGGCGTTTTCGCCAAGGGCACCGAGATGCAGGCAGCCCCGGTCGTGCGCTCTAGTGCCGAGATGCAGCCGCTTTTTGGTGGCGCCGCCCAAGATTGGCCTCCCTCGAACACTATACCTCCTAACCGACTGCCCGAGGAAAACCTGGCAGAGTTGAATTCGCAACCCAAGCCATCTGTTCGGCAGCCAGAGTCTACCCTCGAAAATGCCGAAAAGAGGTTTGGTGAGGGTGACGGAGGATGGGATTTCAGCGAAGCCTCGTTCACCGAGCCCCAGACCCAGCCGCAACAACCCCAACAGCAGATTCCGCCGGCCTCGAACCGACCGGACACCGATGTGTTCCCCAACGCCGACAGCATTCCGAAATCACCTAACCGTGGTCCCAATAATGCGCACCGAAGGAAGAGTAGCATGAGCAGGAGAAGAAGCTCGGAACAGGAGCTTTCGCTCAACGCACTGGCTCAGAAGGCCGAGAGCGGAAGCTTTAAGCTACGTTTCGGACTTCGTGGACATCTCAACACTGTCAGGACTGTTATATTTTCGGGTGGTGGTAGTCCAGGCGAGCCCGAGATATGCACCGCTGGCGATGATGGCCTGATCAAGCGGTTCCACATCCCGCGTCTCCCTCACACGAGTAACAGTGCAGCATCCGATCTCGATGTCCAAGCAGACTTTACGCACCGTGGCCACCACGGAGCTGTCCTGTCACTTGCAGCATGGGCTCCTTCACCCAATTTCTCTACTGGGGGTCGGGCCCAGGGTGATGGATGGATATTTTCAGGTGGCCAAGATTCGATGATTCGGGTTTGGGAACGGGGCCGAGTCGACCCCAAGGCAAGCCTAGATGGCCATACGGATGCGGTCTGGGCACTCTGTGTACTGCCTGCCACCCTGGGTGCCATATTCGGCAATGCCAATCCATATGGCAGCCCAGATAGGATCCTGCTTGCTTCCGGTGCCGCAGATGGTACAGTACGACTGTGGGCAGTCAGTGCGCCCCCGCAGATGACCTCTCCTCAGCCGCCTCCGCCGGGCCGCCGAGTTGGTGGTGGGAGTGGCCGTGTCCGTGGCAACTCGATGAGCAGCGGTTCGGCATTTCCGTCTTCCCCGCAGCCATCAGTTGCAACCAACAGCCCCTTCCACCACACACTTATTCACAGCATCACGAGGGCTGACAGCCCTGGCGCCAGCCCGACTTGCATCACAACCTTGGGCCGGAACGGAGAAGCATTTGTTGTAAGCTATTCTGACGCGGCAATCATTGTGTACGATACCCGTACAGGTGAGGAGATGGGTTGCATGGCCAGCCTCGAGACCTACGATGGGACGCCCAAGACAAGCGTCAATGCAGTAGTGGCTACAACGGTCGGCCTAGACCAGCCACAATCGGGTGAGGACGaaagcggcagcggcagtgGGGCAGGCGGCAGCAGTGGCGGACCaaccggcggcggccgatCCATGGCAGGTTCCGGCGTTGAGGGTGTCATAATCTCGGGACATGAAGATCAGTTTGTGCGATTCTTCGATGCCAACAGCG GCCAATGTACATATAATATGCTCGCACACCCAGCCTCCATCTCGAGCCTCTCGCTGAGCCCTAACGGTCAAGAACTGGTCAGCGCCGGCCACGATGCGTCGTTACGCTTCTGGAGTCTCGAGAAGCGCTCATGTACGCAGGAGATCACGAGTCACCGGATAATGCGCGGCGAAGGTGTCTGCGACGTCGTCTGGAGCTCGGACGGCAAATGGGTCGTCAGTGGAGGAGGCGACGGCGTAGTTAAGGTCTTTGCGCGATAG
- a CDS encoding inorganic phosphate transporter PHO88, whose amino-acid sequence MAGLSPQITNMVIILGMVQVAKKIPFEDPNVLNMARAGYILSNVIILAIHLYIMSTINKKKDLTTLKYVEPAPMGSSEEPKLVTTTIHAYDMGQLKTALRSQAMGVGMMAFMHLYMKYTNPLLIQSIIPLKGVFESNLAKIHLFGQPAAGDLKRPFKAAAGLMSGLQSGPAQSDKKAVEAAERAGRGGAKEE is encoded by the exons ATGGCCGGCCTCAGTCCCCAAAT AACGAACATGGTGATCATCCTGGGTATGGTCCAGGTTGCGAAGAAGATACCTTTTGAGGACCCCAACGTTCTCAATATGGCCCGCGCCGGTTACATCCTCAGCAACGTCATCATCCTGGCTATTCACCTCTACATCATGTCGACCATTAACAAGAAGAAGG ACTTGACCACGCTCAAGTACGTCGAGCCGGCGCCGATGGGTTCATCCGAGGAGCCCAAGctcgtcaccaccaccatccaCGCATACGACATGGGCCAGCTCAAGACCGCTCTTCGCTCGCAGGCCATGGGTGTCGGCATGATGGCTTTCATGCACCTGTACATGAAGTACACCAACCCGCTCCTGATCCAGTCCATCATCCCGCTCAAGGGCGTCTTCGAGTCGAACCTTGCCAAGATCCACCTCTTTGGCCAGCCCGCCGCCGGTGACCTGAAGCGACCCTtcaaggccgccgctggtctGATGAGCGGCCTCCAGAGCGGCCCTGCCCAGAGCGACAAGAAAGCCGTCGAGGCGGCTGAGCGCGCCGGTCGCGGCGGCGCCAAGGAGGAGTAA
- a CDS encoding RNA-binding post-transcriptional regulator cip2 translates to MNQQQEGYLNSQYGTVNRSTSSSRPGYATTAGFPGGMGAGRQNQRGGIDALSQQIGDLSFYPNSDDRFNSFNSGASRFERSGPSPVSGANTFMYGNAQAWSYNGNPATINGAITDPTRMRGGVNRRAPLPTEWAGMGDSNLSGQAPPLQQRGQMHHYPQSVQGVGTTNGQIYTVAPPGGNFMHPEMGSHGDDDHVGGPGLIKTAIVIKNIPFNVRKETLQSLMVDMNLPQPYAFNYHFDQGVFRGLAFANFAHPEETKVVINSMNGMDVSGRKLRVEYKKMLPEHERERIEREKREKRGQLEEQHRSVAPLQHQASISSLNAASTVSDAAHTYRPSEQHPIDLNNESTLKAYMELYMFKNDVNREIMVFPSNLTPEQRRDIHILSHNLGLNHTSVGDGDNRQVVVRKLSSGGMEKGTLAPSTGATLDAHPRGLSRAATIDFAEQSRGAPSGTYHAQARTGGLLGVPGSPDGPHAMNGLRGVKSFADLRSYSPSPSPSVTSATNIGAPGHNISLFGHYTTDSNAGFPPMSVPPPPQAGVESLHTDRLGSLTRAAFDSGVPVTRPRNDGPGAIGSIGAIGSQRPSANGNGASNRAPERQPRGPSVESSGFGTRTRQNGHMQRNSDSSDNARTSTSSSTWNH, encoded by the exons ATGAATCAACAGCAAGAGGGCTACTTGAACAGCCAATACGGCACCGTCAACCGGTCGACGAGCTCATCTAGGCCCGGATATGCCACTACCGCCGGATTCCCAGGCGGCAtgggcgccggtcgtcaaAACCAGCGAGGCGGCATCGATGCGCTGAGCCAGCAGATCGGAGACTTGAGCTTCTACCCCAATTCCGACGATCGTTTCAATTCGTTCAACTCTGGTGCATCGCGCTTTGAGAGGTCCGGACCCTCACCTGTCTCAGGCGCAAACACTTTTATGTACGGAAATGCTCAAGCCTGGAGCTATAATGGGAACCCTGCGACAATCAACGGTGCCATAACCGATCCTACTCGGATGCGGGGAGGTGTGAACAGGAGGGCACCTCTTCCTACT GAATGGGCTGGCATGGGCGATTCTAACCTGAGTGGTCAAGCACCGCCTCTGCAGCAACGCGGGCAAATGCACCACTACCCCCAGTCTGtgcaaggcgtggggaccACAAACGGCCAGATTTACACTGTTGCGCCACCCGGAGGGAACTTCATGCATCCCGAGATGGGATCTCACGGCGATGATGATCACGTTGGTGGACCCGGCTTGATCAAGACGGCTATTGTGATCAAAAACATACCTTTCAACGTACGGAAGGAGACCTTGCAGAGTTTGATGGTGGATATGAACCTGCCGCAACCATATGCTTTCAACTACCACTTCGACCAGGGCGTCTTCCGCGGGTTAGCTTTTGCCAACTTTGCGCACCCCGAAGAGACAAAGGTTGTCATCAACAGCATGAACGGAATGGATGTTTCCGGTCGCAAGCTTCGCGTCGAGTACAAAAAGATGCTCCCAGAACACGAGCGGGAGAGGATCGAGCGTGAAAAGCGGGAAAAGCGCGGGCAGTTGGAGGAGCAGCACCGCTCGGTAGCGCCCTTGCAGCACCAGGCATCCATCTCGTCGCTCAATGCCGCTTCCACCGTATCGGATGCCGCACATACGTACA GGCCGAGTGAACAACATCCCATCGATCTCAACAACGAATCCACGCTCAAGGCTTACATGGAGCTCTACATGTTCAAGAACGATGTGAACCGCGAGATCATGGTGTTCCCGTCAAACCTTACTCCTGAGCAGCGACGCGATATCCACATCCTTTCGCACAACCTTGGTCTTAACCACACCAGCGTCGGGGATGGCGACAACCGACAAGTAGTTGTGCGCAAGCTTTCTTCAGGCGGTATGGAGAAGGGGACCCTGGCACCATCGACTGGGGCCACACTGGACGCCCACCCAAGAGGCCTCAGCCGTGCTGCCACCATCGACTTTGCTGAACAGTCAAGAGGTGCCCCATCAGGTACTTACCACGCTCAAGCTCGAACAGGCGGCCTGCTAGGAGTTCCTGGCAGTCCGGATGGCCCGCACGCGATGAACGGCCTCCGAGGCGTCAAAAGCTTTGCCGACTTGCGATCCTACAGTCCCAGCCCTTCGCCGTCTGTCACAAGCGCAACCAACATTGGCGCTCCGGGACACAACATTTCTCTCTTTGGCCATTACACCACTGACAGCAATGCTGGATTCCCTCCAATGTCTGTCCCGCCACCGCCTCAGGCGGGTGTTGAGTCCTTGCACACCGATAGGCTGGGATCACTCACCCGGGCAGCCTTCGACTCTGGTGTGCCAGTGACCAGACCTAGGAACGATGGGCCTGGTGCAATTGGTAGCATCGGTGCTATTGGCAGCCAAAGGCCTAGCGCCAACGGCAACGGCGCAAGCAATCGTGCCCCGGAAAGACAGCCTAGAGGCCCCAGTGTAGAGTCCTCTGGGTTCGGAACTCGCACGCGACAAAATGGCCACATGCAGCGTAACAGTG ACTCATCAGATAACGCCCGAACTAGCACATCCAGCTCAACATGGAACCACTAA